Genomic DNA from Salvia miltiorrhiza cultivar Shanhuang (shh) chromosome 1, IMPLAD_Smil_shh, whole genome shotgun sequence:
CCAGCCAAAAATTCTTCCATTATTGAATTGACAAAAAATTCAGTGTAAATGGAAAACCTCATTTAGTGACTCCAAAAAAGGGAATGAGCGATCGATTGTAGCGCGTCGGCGATTTGGCACCAAACCTGGCAATTCATCTCCACCAGAAAATTTCATCCTAGCAACACTAAGAATAAGTGCTAAGAGGATGAGGAGACTTAAGAGTATGAAACCAAATAACCAAGGGCCTCCAAAAGTATATATTAGCTCTTCAAGTGCTGTATTACAATGAGGCATCTTGTATCTCTCAGATATACATTTGTATGGACATGGCGTCTCCATGACACCCCCTGTAAAGTAAATGATTGTTAAGGGTAAGAAAAGTGCTTTGAGATTAATAAGTACAATCTGAAGATAGATCTTTAAAATTCTGAACATATATACACACTATCAGACTTAAGACTATCAAGGAATCATTATGGTTGAATGCTcaataattatatatagatgCAAAACCAGATAGAAGGTAAAACCTAGAAGCTCGCAAACTGAAACAAAATTTAGATATACCTCGAACGGCGACATATACAGCACGATGTGGAAGCTCATCTGATGGGCAATCATGACAAAGGTCTCGGTCAGACCCAGTCTCATTCTTATATGTCCCAAGTGGGCATTCCTGCATATAAAACATGCATTAGAAGTTTTATAGAACTTCAGATGAAACCACTAAACAGTAGGCGTTCCATTGAGGGAAGAGCTTGAAGAGGTCATGGAAATGGAGACAGATCTGAAGTACAATAAATGGTTTGAGGCTTTGTTCCATGAATAGAACAGGTGGTttcaatatatatgttaataGATTAGTGAAATATCATTGTTATTCATAGAAAGGCAGATACAGCAATTACCAGACAGAATATCCCATAAAGGCCTTTTGGACAGGCTTTTCCACTGAGTGTCCCATTTTCACCTTCTTGGCCTAGACCTCTACCAATCCCTCCTCTGCAGTTCATTATCAGAAGAAATAAGTTCTGAAgcatgaaaaaataatattacatGGACGCGTATATAAGTGGCTGTAAGTCTGATTCTAGATAGTTGTTTGTCAGTTGCATATTTGAATTTGCTTGCTCTGTTTCTTTAAGATGCTGGGATAGAAATAGAAGCTCAATAAGAGCCACAATAAATTCAATAAtggaatgaaaaaaaaaaaagacaacaCATAAAGAAATGACTTTTGTTGGATCATCCCATCCTTAAATCACTTCACTAGGAAAGAAGTTCTCACATCACGAGAAAATAGAACAAgacttagagcatccgcaatggggttacatgatagcttacatgatagcctactttatgagggggggaccacatggtgtaaagatgttgcattggggttacatgatagcttacatgatagcattagttttgatttttatgctttttacttaaatttaattgctcaaatttaaataacacattttactaataattaaaatttcattaaaataaaaaacctaaaaattacattaaaagaagagagaggaagagagaggaagaaaggaagaagtaaggatgaagaagaagaagtgaggGTGTAGGGaaaaaatgaggaagaagaagaataaatagaagaaaaagaagagaaaaaaaaaaattgaacggtCAAAATTCACGCAAATCGAGGCAGCAACGGtcaaatcgatttttttttttaatcggcGCGCGCCTTACACTATCATCAAaatgggctacacgatagaacgtgtagccctcgtgtaactCTCGCCCGCaacgcttacacgatagcagactTACACGAGTAAGCTGCTATCGTGTAGGCGTTGCCAATGCTCTTAAGGATGATTGTGAAGTTTAAGTGCTTAATAATAATGTCAAATTTACTACAGAtgataaatactccctccgtcccactagaataggctcgttttccattttaagtgaaaaaaattatttgactATTATGAATAGTATGCTACTTTGGGGGTACTAGAATATTGATGCCGTGTAATTTCTTCCATCGATGCATCTCACATATATCTGCAACACTTCTTTATAGGTAATATTATCCTTTGGTGATAAATATTTAGTAAATCTGGTACCCATTCATGGGTCTAGGCAATTTATGGAACTGACATCATATCTTTGTATTCTTGTtctctataaaattattagtaGAAAACTCAACAAAGAATCTCACCCACATTGTCATATGCAACAAACATTTCTCAAAATTCGAATTGGATCAAGATCAAGATTTATGATAATAGTTCTAAATGACTTCATTTCTAGCTACCAACTTGTACAAGTCTAGGATGTTTGGTCACCACTATCCTAGTAGAACACTCAATAAGGACCACAACGTATTATCCTGCCACCAACTTGGAAAATTGCGAGGAACATGATAATTAAActgaattttattataaataacacACTATTTTGTAACAATAGAAATTATGAGTTTATCTTTATTGATATGTCTGATTTCTTTTGATACCTCTCACATTTGTATTACACTTGTATATATAAATGCTACCAGAGGGGTCAAGATAAGATAGAAATGAAAACCTTACACCCCTTTTGACACTTCAAATGTACTAGTATATGCTTATGTTCTTGTTTTTTAATACTTTGACTTCCAAATATTACTTGCTAGAAGACCTCTGACAAAGCCGCTAAAATACAAGCACAATATAGTCCTTCCGGTTTACATGCAGAAATATTTTATAGTTGGTATTTGACAAAACTACAAAAATAAAGGTAAAATGTAATATGTAATTTTGTTgattacaaaaacaaaatgatCTAGATGCTCTCTTTAGTTTGAATATGATCGAGGATTCAAAATTTATGAATAACcaatatatttatttagttaCTAATAAATGCAAGTGTTCCAAATTCAAACAAACCTGACATCAATAGTTCCTCTGACAATGGCCATTGGCAAGTATTCATCTCCAACAGAAATGTCTGACCAATGAAAATGAATCCTtccacctcctccaccaccagcATTAGGGGAACCATGCCCTCCAGATATTGAAATGGTAGATGTCTTATGAAGGATGAGATTACTGAGAAACAGAAGTATAGTTCCTCCAGATCCACCCCCTGGACCTATATCTGAAAAATACCCaccatcttttatatatttccCATAACTTTCTCCATTAGCTTCAATTTCTCCATGAACAACCAATTTTGACAACGAATGCTGTAGTGAACCCATCACTGTTTTGAGGAAACAATTGAAAAAGGCATTGATAAGCAAGTCAGTAGAAGCCTGTGATCACAATATATGAAGACGCATAAAGAAAATCACTAAAGGAATGGTAACTAGTACTACTACCCTTTTATCTGAAAATCAATCTTTATTGTAATACACCTATTTATTGTTGAAAATCTTATTTAGGGTGCAATTATTAGAATAAAAACGGAAATTTTTAAGTTTATCTTGGTAGAATAAAAACGGAAATTGCATTTGAAACTACCATCATCTGCCAAATGTATATAATATGCAAGTGTCATGGAAAATGTAATAATATAAGTGGAATTTCTTGTTATATGATATCACCAAGTAACAATAACTTTATAAGATGTCAGTTGAGAGTCTTTGCAATTTAATTGATGCATGTCAAGATATGAAACTCATATGAATAAGAACCAAGTCTATATAAGTTTATTGAAAATGGACCAGAAGTCCATGAGCAACGAGTTTCAAAATGTAAATTCCTAACTCTACTAATATGTACAAGGGTGAGAATATAAAAACAAATTTGAAGTTTAAATCAAGATTTTGAACATGAACTTCAGGTATATAATCATTCCACCAAACAAAATTGAGAAGTGAAGCTCATACAAAGAATAAAGAGTTTTGGCCAACATGGAGTGTGAGCGAAGCCATGCACAAAAATGTTCAAATAATTATGACTACCTCGAAATAGTTGAAAATAAACCATGCAAAACATGTTATTCGACAATAACATAGGGCTGGGTTATTCAATCAAAAGATTTTTACTTCATACTAGTTATGTCCAACCCCCTAATCTTCAGATGCACAAAACCCAAAAACCATTCTGAGAGTATGAATAGAAACTTACCAATAATGCCGCCTCCAGCAGTTACACCAGTCAAACTTGCATTCCCACTTCCACTACCAAGTTCACAAGGTAACTCAACATTGCCATATGAAATGCCACCCCTGACATAAGTTCCGTCAAAATAAGCATCCCCTCCTCTACCACCATGTCCAGCACCACTACCAAGACCATTAGGTAGAAGTTCTCCATGACCTAATCCGCCAGAGCAACCTGTAGACATCCacattaaaatttcaaatctaGCAAAATGTAGACATCTAAGTTAAAATTGCAACTCTGGGACATAATGTTTTTAGCAAATTTGAAACAGCAAGCTGGTAACACAGATAGTGAATAAATTTGGCATAAAAcacatatgaaaaaaaatataaaaggaAGTCTGAAGTAATTGAACTTTACGGAACGTTGCAACGTTAATTACCATTGTGATACATAGTCTCATTTATTGCTCAGTGAAAAAAGGGAGCATTGCCTAATAGGGAAAAATCACGTACCAAGTGCAGATGCACTTATTGAACCAGAAGATTCCACCACCACAGTTCTAACCAAGTGAAAATGTACAACAGAACCTTCTATAAAACCTTCTACTACAATGTCTTCAACTCGACATATCTGCCAAGAGAAAGTATCTTAACCCTCTGAAACAGGAGCTCATGAGACAAAGGAGTAAAAGACACAAACTATTATGACTGTTATTAACAACTTCTAACCAAAAAAACTCCTCAGAGTGTTGAATCTGAGTATTGGACACCTGGAGTGTGAAGGATAACGAAGCATTCACATTGCAATCCTCAGGTGGATGAAGGAGTTCAACAGGGCAGTAATTCTGTTCACAGTAGAGCCTCGGTGCCCTACAATTGTCAAAAAAGTAACTATATAAAGAAGTGTAGCATGATGAAAAATTGATCTAATCTATTTTATTCTCAGAAACTTACATGGCACTATCACTTGCATTTTTCAAGGGACCTCGCAGAACAGATCCAGGTCCAACCTTCACAAAAAAGCAGTAACGTTGTGAGCAATTTTGCCCATAATGAGAAGTTACTTAAAATAAAGAATAACCAAAAATTATTCCAGAAGCACACGTAATtgtcaataaataaataatttttttttcataatttgatTAATCAATTTTTCTGATAATTGATAAGGTACCGCATAAAAATGCTTTAAGTTCAACTTCAATGCTACCTCGTTTAGGAATTTAGCTTTTAGAGACAAAAGATAAATTGTTAATGGCTGAACTTGTCTCCACAAGCAGGTCAAAGTGTTAGTCACAGGTGAAGTGAATGAGCTTTTCGTAAATGACCAACTGTTGGAATACTTGAGAATTCTATCTACATAATCATCTCTACTTTTCAGCATGAGTTGGCTGTAGTAAAGTAGCATTTGGATGCTCTTTCCCTTTGGAAGTACAACTAAAGTACTAGgaactttaaaattttcattataaaatttgattggCTTTAGGATTTTCAGAAAACATATTGTTAGAAAAAACAGAGGAAGCCCAACTATTTTGTCATTCAGGAAAGTGTATCTGAAAGTTCTGATGAGAATTACACTGATGGCATAAAATAAGGACAAAACCAAATGCTGAGCTTCAATAACATCTCCTGGCCCTGATAAGTTGAGTGACCCTTGTCCATGAAGCCCTAAATTCGCAGTTGAATGTATCATTGATGACCCCTAAGAATAATTAGTAAAACACTTTAGTCACAGCAAAAATAACCAGCTCTGTTAATAACGATAGCTGATTTGGAACAACTTACCTTAAGAACAACTAAGTTGCTGGCTTCAAGCAAGGAAGTTGCAACAATTGCATCACTCTCACCAGCTATAAGCATTTTGGAGTTTAACATTAAGTGGATTTTGACAGACATTCGCAGTGCCCCATAGACCTAAAAGAAATTCCCATTGAAACTTCATGTCACTGAACTGAAAAAATAAATGCCCGGAGAATGCAAAATGTTACTGCATCACACGAGGAACCTATTACTGAATGTACCAATGATGGTGCCTAAAGTCACTAGAAGCAAACAGATTCTGTGAAATATGCGAGCACCTCCCCAGCTTTCATATATTAGCAAATGCACTTAAAAAGAAATGGCATGAGGTAAAAGTGCTTGATTTATCCTAAACTCAGATGCTCATGGCTCAAGAAGATCATGCTGTTATTAAGTTCATTAGAAGGATATTTCTAATCATGGCTTCCATGTAAATGGATGTACTATCATCAGctcgaaaaatagaaaaatgtcAGGAGATGCATAATTATATTTATCTTGCTCCTCTTATCTGGGTTTTTTTGGCATTAATATAAGTGCCCATACTAGTCACAACAGAAATGTATAGAAGGTAGGCTGTCTGTAGTGCACAGGCTGGGACTGTCATTAGCCTGTAACTAGATTGCCATGCTTGTTCAAATTATGAGAAGCAATATGAATAGTGGTACTTTGGATCAAGTCATCTCCTAGGTCTTCAGAATTCATTGCCATTCAGAAAGGATCTAACACAAGGATGAATGATGATAACCAGACTTCTTGACCAATAGTCAAAGATGAGTCCGATTATGTACACAATATAAAACAGTATATGTAACTAAGAATATCAACTCCCTCCCTCCCATCAGGGAATTAACAACAAACAGAAGaagtaaaaaaattaagtagGATTATAAAGGGCATGCGCATGGAAAGAGAAGGGAAATGGGAACAAGATATATAACCCTCCTGGTAATAAAAACTAAAGTCTAAATTTAAAAATGCAGAGGAGAACTAGATCCAGCATAATAAATGACTAGCGGAACGTGCCTTTATTATTGAGTCACTCATTAGAAGTTCTTCAGCCATCAGTTCAAACTCCGAGAAAGCATAATGGACGAGTCCAAAGCTCAGGGTTGATTCGCGCGACAAACTAAGTTGTCCTCTTACCTAGTATTTCAGTGCAGTCCAAATATAAAGAAACGTAAGGCGCAAGTTGTGGCATAGCATTACCAAACATTAGAATTGAAGAGAACATAATATTAGTATATTGCAAATATACAAGGCATATATATGCGGAAGCATTGAATTAAGGCTAAACAATAGATATAACATGTAAAACCTTAAGATGACTGTCATAAATTGTAAAAGTCGGACAGAAGCCATTGCAAAATTTAGACAAAGGGCTAGAACATTCTCTAAAATATGGAAGTGCACATACAGACACAGTAATAAATTGGCCGAATCACAAGATCCACAGGAAGAAACAGAATCAGAAGAAACCTGTTAAAGCACAAAGGACAAACGTAATGCCATGATATGCGTCAATTGTGAAAAAACTCAGATGTTTTCTTGTTCCAGCACCCAAACCAAACTATGGTTCCATCTTGTGTTTGGCTTAAAATATGAGACAAGTACCCATAATAGTTATGGCTAATCACACAgcctttaaaaataaaagaaatgaaTTTCTAAAACACAAAGTTAGCAGAGGTAGATTCATCTACATTACTACATACGTAAGTGATCCAAAAAAGGATGCATGGCATGGAAACATGATAGTTTCTCATTATACCTCAAGGATATATGTGATAACTCAGATGGAAAAGAATTTATTAGTTATATTTATCATTCACCGAAATGACATCTTAGCAGTCAGTACTTTTATGGAATGGCCACGGGCCCTTTAAAAATTATCACAGAGCTACAATGGGAAGTGGACTCAATCCAAAGTTGATAGAACATGGTCGAACAAACCATCATAAAGTTAACAAATCACAAGAAAGTCAAACAATTGATGCTTGGTCTCATCATACGTAAGCTGATTCAGCTATAACCTTCATGTTTTCTTTCATTAGGTAAAGATATTTCCAATACCATATTCTCTTTAGTCTTTGAAATACCACAAAACAAGAAAGTCAAACAATTGATGCTTGGTCTCATCCTATACCATTGCTCTTTGGATAAATAGCTATCACAATAATGTATCATTAAAGAAGAATAGCATGAAAATTAGAAATACTCAGTGAAGATAAGATTTGTTGGGGATTGAGTTTCTTTACTTGACGACCTGAACACGACTCCATAGTAAAGGAACAGTTGCTTGAGCACGATTTTGAACATAAACATTTGTCCAGAGTGGCTGGTTTGGAAATTGCAAAAGAAGTGTGTAAGTGTCTGTTGACATATTGCTGTTGTTGATTATAAGTCTTCGAGGAACAGCATCAAAGAATGTCCCAGCAGCACCTGCATTCCTGGGGCAGCCAAAGCTTCTTCCCCCTGTCAAAATTAGGACAAAGTTGGACATAAGAGGGGAAAATCCTTAAATATATCTGTTTCAAACATCATTTGGCAAGTTACAAGTTTGGAGTGTAACAACAGATATTTCCAGAGTTTACTCGGAAACATAGGCTGACCAACTGGGTTACAAGCTTAGCATAACTTTCCAAACAAGTTCACATGAGACAAACAACAGACAGGAGAAGGAAATTTCATGACTAACAAATGACTAAATACCCAAAAAGACACTTTAGCACCTCAACCCCAAGTTCCTGATATGCATATTCATCTTAGATTCAAAGGCAACAGAAACACCTAAGAGGACGTTCTCCTCAAACAAAAGTAATAAGTAATTCTAAGATTCCCCCTAGAATTGTAAATAATGGAATGCATTAATTATGCACCAGAAGATTTGAAATTTATACAAAGAAACCAGAAACAAGCAGCAGAAGGAAAGACAAAGCTGGCAAGCAAGGGTAACATCTGTTTTATATATCAGGCTTATCAGCAAGATGCCAAGATGTCAAATTTATGCCAGATTAGAGTTACAGATACCCTGCAAAGCAATATGAGATCAATTATCCCAGATTAAAATAATGGATATCCTACAATGTGTTTCGATTAAAAAGAAAGGGAGAAAAACTCTACAAAGGACCAAGACATCAAGATCTAAAAATAATACTTTCTGTGCAAATTATGTGTAGCTTCTGCTGTCAGAAGTTGTCAAGTTGGCTTTGAAAATATCCACATAATAAACAATCGCACAAAGGCCGAATTACCAATAGCATTAAAGAGCTAACATAAAATACTGGAGTGGAAAGAGTTAATCCCTAGACACGCTGCACACAAATTACTCAAAAGAAGTGTCAAGTCGCCACCAAGGTAAGCAGCCAGGATTCAGATATAATGCTTGACTGGTGCATCCTTAAGACTTCAGAGTTCCTACTTAAGCATGATTATTACAGATAACTGGATACTATCCATCTCTTCTACACTAGTACGTGAATTATGAGCAATAAAAACTATAGAAGCTAACTTTGTAGACTAACAGGCCATACCATGTACCAAGAATATGGGGTCATCGTGCCTGCTGAATACATCAACAGATACTcttccaccaccacctccaGCAAATCCATTACCTCCAGATGCACTTACAATGCCACTTCCTGTCCTGCTCTTCACACAAGAGTTCAGTAAGAAAATGATTAAGGCTCTTGAATTAGATATATAATGACAAGATTACCCACAGCCTGGTATAACTAATAAGCACAACTCCTAcccaaaaagataaaagataaaTTGAATGTTGAATACAATGAGGTTATATCAAgctttacaataaaaaaaatcctcaTGCAGACCACATAAGCAGTCTGTAGATATTTGGACATACTAGAATACTATTTCCATAACGAATAAAATAAGTTTTTTCCTTGCTATTCAATCCAAGGTGATATATCATATATGGAATCCTCCAAATGATTCATATCATTTTTGGTCATTGCATTGATATATTGAGTCTATGAGTTGTCATGAATGAAAATCTTCCAGGAAAAATTGAAGATTAGTTAAATTGTACCAATGAGACTACTGTGAAACAAATCAGCTAATAGCATTGTGATAGCGTTAGATCAGCTGCAGTCTGCAGATTTAGGATTATCTTTATTATATTAGTTTTTGTTAGTTTCatagttatcttttatttttcgcaGTAGTTCAATTATTTAGGGTTAAGTTTTTAGGTCAGACTCATGGGCTCCAAGTTAATTAATTGGGCCTCAAGTCATTAGGTCTATATAGAGTTCTTTACGACTTAGGGTTAATTATCTTGGGATCATTGTTTAGGGACAGCAATAGCTGTAGGGCAGAGATATTTTTCTCTGAGGGGCTCACAGGAGGAGTTTTATATatcgtatttttattttctttcttatttcttcatcttcatacGCCTTTACTCTATCAAATTGGTCCGACCTGCCGGATCAGAGACGATGGTGGCAACTACCAGGAGTACCGAACAGCGACTGGACGGATTAGAGAAGGCGGTTGAAGAACTGATTACAGCGGTGGACGGGTTTCGTACGTATCAAGTTTCAACGGACTCGAAACTTGACGCGCTGCTGAAGAAGTTCAATATTTCCCCTACTGGCACCGGCGATGAATCAGAGGGAAGCCGTGACCCCGAATCGGAGACCGAAACGCCCACTCCTCTTCAGGTTTTTCAAAAGATGGATCTTCCCAATTTTGACGGGACAGATGCACTTGCATGGCTCGCACGTGCTGACCAATATTTTCTCGTGCATGAGACACCAAGGGACAAGAGATTGAAGACAGCCCTAATCGCTATGTCAGGCCCGGCCATGGCGTGGGTGCAACTGTTGCTGCGACGCTGTCCGACGCTAACCTGGACTCGATTCAGTCGAGAACTTCTGAATCGGTTTGGACATAATGCTGCAATTAATGGGTACGAGGCGCTGGGGGCGACAAAACAGGAAGGGTCTTTGGAGGATTACATCGCTGCATTCGAAGGGCGTGCGGCGCAACTTCCTGATTTCACGGATGAGCAGTACCTTGGTTTCTTCTTGAGTGGGCTCAAACCACACATTCGCAAACAAATCCAAGACCCTACTGTCACGGATTACTCGGCAGCAGTTTTGATGGCTCGAAAGGTTGAGCAGGAACCACCGCCAGTTACCACAGCAAATTACTCTACCAGGCCAGTGTTCATTCGACATTCTTCCCCGGTCAGACCTCACAGCGCCCCACCAGCGACGAACACATCGTCGGTTGTCTCCCACACGTCGTCCGCTTCCCCGGCTGCCTCCCTCACTTCGTCTGCCCCTCCCCGCAATTTTCGCAACATCTCCAATGAGGAGTACATGAAACACCGTGCAGCTGGCACTTGTTTTCGCTGCGGCCTGAAATATGGGCCATTGCATCGCTGCCCACCTAAAACACTACAGGTTTTAATCGGTGACATGGAAGATGACCCGGGCAGGGACCTAGAGAATTATGAGGACACCGGGCTGAAGGAGGAAGTCCCATGGGACCATGTGAATCAGCAACCgccttgaggacaaggctgtTTCGACAGGCGGGCAATTGATAGCGTTAGATCAGCTGCAGTCTGCAGATTTAGGATTATCTTTATTATATTAGTTTTTGTTAGTTTCatagttatcttttatttttcgcaGTAGTTCAATTATTTAGGGTTAAGTTTTTAGGTCAGACTCATGGGCTCCAAGTTAATTAATTGGGCCTCAAGTCATTAGGTCTATATAGAGTTCTTTACGACTTAGGGTTAATTATCTTGGGATCATTGTTTAGGGACAACAATAGCTGTAGGGCAGAGATATTTTTCTCTGAGGGCCTCGCAGGAGGAGTTTTATATatcgtatttttattttctttcttatttcttcatcttcatacGCCTTTACTCTATCACATTGCACATAATCTAGTGTGCAACATGATTGTGCTAAGCAATCTGGGATTGACAGAAATTCTATCAGGGAGATATTAGAAAGTATGTGGATTTGCAGATAGGACTCAATGGTGTCGCTTCTCAGAATACTATAGCCAAGCTATTAAAGGATGATACCTATTGTTTATTGACCAGCTTGAGGTGGAATGTGGAGGCGACAAGTTAGTATCCTTGATTACTGGCCCATGTAGACATTTAGAGCTTTGATAGCATACTAGGGGAATGCCATATTATTGACTATAACTATAAGCCTCCAAATAATTTTACAAGGAATGCCAAAAAGTCTGTATTTTTTAGATCTAGGGGACAGTTATAGTGAAAGAGAAAAGGTTATGTGGAGGTTCATTGTTCATGCAGTCTGTTGGACAGTGTGATTGGAgtgaaatagaataattattCAACCTAAAGGACTCATTCAAGGAGATTTTTGTTAGCGACACAATTCAAAATTGGAGTATCATGTTGTAGTAGAAATATCTGGTATCCATACACCTTTTGTAACAAAAACACAACTCACAACCTTAATGCGTCCTCTGAAGATGGAATACATGTAGTAATCATGCTCAGCTCACTACACCAAGTCTAAAACTGGATTATCCTCTCTCTAAGCCGAACTGCAAAATCTATATACATTCCAAAGCAATATTAGAGTACTCGTTTTCTGCTTCATAGAGTTTCAGAATAAAATGATAATCAACTTTGTTATTCTTAATCCTCTCCCAACAACTGGAGTATGATCAATTGTAGCTGATTATAATGCGTATGGAAGGATTGTTAATAACAACCATGTCCACAACATAATTCCTGTATTCAACTTGTGGACTAGCTAGACAGTGTAACTATTCCTTGTTGCGCTAAGTCACAGATTCCCCTCAACAAAGTCTAATGCAGCAGAACAGAAATCACAGCAAGCATAAATAACCGAAAGTGAGACTGGAATTAGAAATTCACAAAATCGCCTTACAAAATGTAATGGCAGTGCACAGAAGCAGAATGAATGCTGTCAGCAACAGCGGTGAGCATAAAGAGCAGTTCCCCCAGTAAATACACATTAAACATACAACTTCAGTAAACAAACTTTCGAGTACCAAAGCATATAATGCAGTTAGATGCTATCAATTCAACAGCATATGAAACCAATTCCATCACAGAAGAAACTCAGATAAATTAGGGCACGATTAAAGAAGTTTGAACTGAAGCAAATTACATTTTCTTTGAGGTGATGTAAATGCTGCCACCGGAGCCTCCACCACCTTTGACCCCACCATCCCCTCCATCCGCCAAAAGCGTCCCATGCATGTCTACGACGTCGGCCGCCTCCAACCAAATCCTCCCACCCCCGCCCCCTCCATAATCCTCCTCTCTCTTCGTCGTCCCGCCTTTACTTCCGTAGCTCCACGGCTTATCCAAAGAGTCCCACGCGTAGGCATCCCCGCCCCAAATCTCCTCCGGCAGCTTCTTATTATCCATCACACAGctcgcccccccccccccatgcCCCCCTCCGCCGCCCTGAGCGTCGTCCGGCGTCCCCGTCGCCGGCTCCGGCGGCGCGCCAGCTCTCGCCGTCACATTAATCAACGAACCCCCCAACACACTCGCATTACCGGCGACTATATAAACGGAGCCGGC
This window encodes:
- the LOC130986040 gene encoding uncharacterized protein LOC130986040 isoform X1, translated to MAARFPMLLYSSIFLFFAAASTPSALASRADFSIIDYGRSPKLFRGGYTPPSPPPPSPPPHPPPLTCEDLKGIGSLNTTCELNTNLNFTDDVYIEGRGNFYVLQGVALICPQIGCSIVINVTGEFILKSFVEIVAGSVYIVAGNASVLGGSLINVTARAGAPPEPATGTPDDAQGGGGGHGGGGASCVMDNKKLPEEIWGGDAYAWDSLDKPWSYGSKGGTTKREEDYGGGGGGRIWLEAADVVDMHGTLLADGGDGGVKGGGGSGGSIYITSKKMTGSGIVSASGGNGFAGGGGGRVSVDVFSRHDDPIFLVHGGRSFGCPRNAGAAGTFFDAVPRRLIINNSNMSTDTYTLLLQFPNQPLWTNVYVQNRAQATVPLLWSRVQVRGQLSLSRESTLSFGLVHYAFSEFELMAEELLMSDSIIKVYGALRMSVKIHLMLNSKMLIAGESDAIVATSLLEASNLVVLKGSSMIHSTANLGLHGQGSLNLSGPGDVIEAQHLVLSLFYAISVGPGSVLRGPLKNASDSAMAPRLYCEQNYCPVELLHPPEDCNVNASLSFTLQICRVEDIVVEGFIEGSVVHFHLVRTVVVESSGSISASALGCSGGLGHGELLPNGLGSGAGHGGRGGDAYFDGTYVRGGISYGNVELPCELGSGSGNASLTGVTAGGGIIVMGSLQHSLSKLVVHGEIEANGESYGKYIKDGGYFSDIGPGGGSGGTILLFLSNLILHKTSTISISGGHGSPNAGGGGGGRIHFHWSDISVGDEYLPMAIVRGTIDVRGGIGRGLGQEGENGTLSGKACPKGLYGIFCLECPLGTYKNETGSDRDLCHDCPSDELPHRAVYVAVRGGVMETPCPYKCISERYKMPHCNTALEELIYTFGGPWLFGFILLSLLILLALILSVARMKFSGGDELPGLVPNRRRATIDRSFPFLESLNEVLETSRAEESETHVHRMYFLGANTFGEPWHLLHSPPKEVKEIVYEDAFNIFVDEINALASYQWWEGSVYGVLCIIAYPLARSWLQWRRKEKVQQLREYVRSEYDHACLRSCRSRALYEGLKVAATSDLMLGYMDFFLGGDEKRNDLPPRLRQRFPLSLVFGGDGSYMVPFSLHSDNILTNLMSQSLPPTIWYRLVAGLNAQLRLVRRGHLRATLYPVISWLETHVNGKLRTHGVHVGLTRFQPSASGYCQFGLVLCAIDDEITRSSSQEPDRSVLLENQSRLPANRWKKALNLVRSNEHAVMQKRICGEILHLNNVHKLEDRLILSYPFYYIIRNIMPICHQDLVGLIISVLLLGDFSLVLLLLLQLYSMSMMVVFLVLAIPPLGIILPFPTGINALFSHGPRRSAGLARVYALWNLTSVINVVVAFICGLVHFKTQSSANKKHPNLQTWNISMDESGWWMLPCGLLICKALQARLIDYHIANLEVQDRSLYSSDPNVFWQG